Genomic window (Flavobacterium oreochromis):
GAAAAGCAGAATCCCCACTATTTTTTAGAATTATTCCGTTACCTATTTTAGTTCCTCCCTCAAAATCACCACCATAGTTAACCCACAACTGATCAGTACTACCATGAACTAGTGCTCTTTGTTCAACTAGAGTCCCTTGATCTCTTCCATCTCCCATTCCTAATTTTAAGTCAGCACCTTGAACAAATAATATTCCATTTATAGAAGCATTTCCACTCACCTCAAATTTATGGTTCAATGCTTTAGCTCCGACTCCAATATTACCATTTTCTCCTAGAAACAAAGCGTCTATATATTTATGTGGTATTGTTTCATTATGAACTCTAAAAAAATAGCCCCCTCCATAATATTTTGAGCTTGAATTATCAGAAATAATATTATCATTAATATTATGTCCTAATCTAATATGAGTATAATCTGAATCTCTTTGATTAAAAATTCCATTACCATTTACATCCAAAGTTGCTAATGGTGTGGCTGTTCCTATACCTACATTCCCATTTGTATTAATATAAGAGTTTCCTTTAACTGACAACAATATTCTTTTATTCCCTTGATGGCTAACAGCAAAAGCTGGCATCGCTGCCCAATCATGTGTCATCCATTCTAAAGTCCCATCATCCGGCGAGTATAACTTTTTATCGAAAGAATTAAAATTAGTAAAACCAATTCCTCCATTAATATTTAATTTTTGAAAAAAATCATTTGAACCTATTCCAATATTTCCATTATCTCGAATCATAAATAATGGCTTTGAATAATCACCTTTAGAAACTACCCATTTATCTGCATCCCAATTTCCAAAATACCAATTATTAGTACCATCGGCTAATTTAGACTGAATTCCTTGAATATATCCACCAGTATTCGTATCTCTTTTTAAGGTTAATAAAGGTGAATAAGATGTTATGGTATACGCAGTTGAAAAAGACTCACCTGCACCTACACTAAAAGCAGGTAAAGTAGAACAAACAATCCACCATTGTGTTCCAGTACTTTTATACAAATCAAATTCTTCTTGACTCGTTACTACAGAACTATAAGCTGAAAAATTGGCTCCGTCAAAAGGCTGGTCAAAATAGTTCCCTTTAACGGCACACTGTGCATGCCAATAAGGATTAATTTGATTATTAGCATTCTGCTCAAGAGTCTTCTCTTTATCCCATGGAATCACCATAACAGAAAATCTAACTCCAGGATTTTTTGCCGCTATTATAGCATAACCCGTAGCTCTTGCGTTTTGTATTTGAATATCTGTAATGGTCTGGGCTATAGATGAAAAACTTAACAATAAGAATAAAGACCTTAATAACTTACCCCACATATTTATTTTTTTGCAAAAGTAAGTATTTAAGTACAAATAATACAACCCAAGTTTGTATTTTTGCATTCATTTCTAGATAAAATATCTTTAAACATGCTTTTTAAAAAATATCTATCATATCTATCCTAATTAGCTTCCTCTCTTTACAAGAAATCCCTTTTAACATAAAAAGAATTTCTGATAAAGATTTTCGTTATGAATTTTATACCCTAAAAAAGAGATTACTCCTAAACTCAACAAAGATTATGTTTGGTTTAAAGGCGGCACGATACATACCACTCAGTCAGGTATTGCAGGTGAATTACTTCAGGGTGAATACAAAAAGTTTTATCACAGTAATCAACTAGCAGAACAAGGCACATTTAAAAAGGGGTTACGAGTGGGCACTTGGAAAACTTGGTATGAAAATGGAAAACTTGCCACTGTTTCAAAATGGAGTAAGGGATTAAAAAGAGGCAAATCAATCTACTACAATACAGAGGGAAACGTTATAGAAATAGGTACCTTCAAAAAAATGTAAAAAATGGTGTATGGATTAACTATGAAAAGAAAGACACATTAAAATATAAAAATGGAGAGGTAGTGATAACTCAAGAAAAGAAAAGTAAAAGAGAAAAAAACAATAAAGATACTGATGTATCTAAAAAAGTAAGTTTTTTTAAAAGATTGTTTTCTAAATTCGCTAAAGCAAAATCAAATGAACGTAAAAGCCCATAGCCTGCTTTATGCTATTTATATTTGTTTACTTATTTCCATTATTTGTGGGGCACTACTTTATTTCAACAACCTGTATACTTTATTAAATCAACATTACAATTTAAAAGAAAATTTACTTATCCAAAACCAATCTTTAGTTAATTTTGCTCTAGGAGAAAAACTAAAAAATGAGGTTTATGAAGTCGATGAACCAATAATTTACCAACATTCCTTTCACACACAAGTCCACGGTCTTTTTACTGTATTAAGCGCTCAATCTATTTTTAAAAACGATACGGTTAGCTCCACTCATCTTGTTGGAAGCTATACAAAAAACAAAACAGCTTTATATGTCTCCAATTTTAGTCAAAAACTATCTTATACAGGTAATGTTTTCATTGATGGGGATTGCGCAATTCCTTCACCTAACATTGAAACAGCTTACCTAATTAACCAACCTAGTAATTTAAAAATAAACGAAAAAAAAAGACTATCTTCATTCAATTTACCTCCACTCCAATCACAGTTTAATACTTTATTTAACAATCAAAAAACAATAAAAACAACGTTAAATTCATTTGATCAAGATAACAAAAAATACTATTACAACTCATTCGTATCAACAACTAAAGAAGTGAATGTTCCATCTACAATTACTGGAGCAACCTACAAGGGTAATCTGATTTTAACGAACAAAGATTCAATCAGAATAGAAGCTAATAACACGTTAGAGGATGTAATACTTATGGCTCCAAAAATAACGCTTTGTAAAGGTTTCAAAGGTACGCTCCAAGCCTTTGCTTCAAATAAAATAATTATTGAATCAAATGTATTCCTTACCTATCCGTCTGTAGTTTGTATAAAAAACGAAGTCCCTGCCGAATCTTCTATAACGATTAAAGAGAACTCTAAAATATTAGGTTCTATTATCCTCTTTGGAAATCAATTAGAAGATATTAGTAAAAATAGTATTTCTGTTCATAAAAACACACTCATTATTGGTGATATATACTGCACAGGCAAAGTCGATTTTCAAGCTACCTTATATGGCTCTCTTTATGCTAACAAAGTATTTCATCAAACACAATCTGCTATTTATGATAATCTGATAGGAAACGCAACAATAAATCTTTATAAAAAACCTTCCTATTATATAGGAGTTCCTTTATTCAATAATACCACTACGTCATATGGAATTATTAAAAAAGTTAAATAGCTGTATTAAGGCTACCTCTTTATTAGAGTCCGTAATTGCACTTTGTATTATTTCTATAAGCTTGTATGCCACAACCTTAGTTTTGTCAATGGTATTTACTCCAAAAACATCACCTAAATTTTACTGTACACAAAACCAAATGAATGAACTCTTTTATGAGTTACAATTAAATGAGGATTCTATAGTAACACTTGATACTTTCCAAATAGAATTTAGTTACATGGATAAAAATCTTAAAAAGGTAAAGATAAACTTTAAAGACAGTAGCAAGTTTAAATTAAAACAAAATTTTTATCTCTTACAAAATGAAGATCAATAAATTAAATGCTTTTTCGATTATTGAAGCTATAATCGCAATGGTTATAGCTTCAATAATCATAAGCATTACTTTTGTAATTTTCAACATTATTTCTGATAGATTATTAGATTACAAAAGACAGAACTTAAAAACGAATGATTTAAATAGGCTTACCTATTCTATAAATAAAGATATTTTTGATTCAGACCACTTAAATCTTACAGATAATCGTTTACACTTTAATAATTACACAGGAGAACAGCTAGATTATCTGTTTGAAGAAAGCAAAATAATCCGATTTAATAAAGATTTCATAGACACCTTTTATATCCAACCGTTGCATTATCAAATGGATACAGTAAAAAGCAAATCAGAGCATTTAGTCTTTCAAAAGCTAAAAATACAAATCAACTCAGATAGTATACCCGTAAAATTAGCTTTTTACAAACAACTATTTCCTAATCAACTAATAGAAAAGAAATTTTAGAAATGAGTTTAGATCTAAATACCTATAATAAAACTAAAGCTAATGATAGTAAGTTGAGTCAGATCAATTTTACATTTTTTTTAGAAAAAAATTTTCAGATAAAAAGAAAGAAAACTTTTATCGAGAATTAGCTTTATTACTAAAATCTGGAGTAGATTTTAAAAAATCATTAGAAATATTGAGCAATCAATCAACAAATCAACTTGAAAAAGAACTCATAAAAAGTATAAAAAATAAAGTGAGTGAAGGTAAAAGTATTTATGAGTCTATGAAAGAAGCAAATCAGTTTTCAACTTACGAATTTTATAGTGTGCAAATTGGTGAGGAAACAAAAAAATTAGAAGATGTTTTAGTTGAGCTTCAAAAATATTTTAATAGAAAAATCCAAATGAAGCGGCAAATAATTTCAGTACTTACGTATCCCATAATCGTATTGATTGTAACTTTTCTAGTACTTTATTTTATGCTTAATAAAGTGGTTCCAATGTTCAGTTCTGTATTTCGTCAATTTGGTAATGAATTACCTAAAAGTACGCAATTGATCATCAGTTTATCTCACAATTCTGAGAAATTTTTTACAGGTTTTATCTTACTCCTAGTATTTTCAACAATCCTTCATTATTCACTTAAAAACAACAATAATTACAAGGCAACTACTGCAAATATCATTATCAAAACACCTTATTTTGGTAATTTAATTCAAAAAATCTATTTATCTCGTTTCTGTCAAGCAATGAGTTTACTCATAACATCAAAAACTACTTTATTAAATTCCTTGAGTTTAACTCAAAAAATGGTTGATTACTATCCTATTGCAAGTGCTATTGATAGTATAAAAAATGATATAACAAAAGGAGCATCCTTAAGTGAGAGCTTAAGAAAACATCACATTTTTGAAAATAAGTTGGTTTCTATGATAGAAGTGTCGGAACAAGTTAATCAACTCGATTCAATGTTTGAAAAATTAACAGAACAATACAATGAGGAAATTAACCACCAAACTAAAATGATTGGTGTTATCCTTGAACCTTTACTAATTATCATCATTGGAATTGTTGTAGGGGTAATTATGATTTCTATGTATGCGCCTATGTTTGATTTAAGTAAAATTATTAAGAATTAAAAAAACTTTAGTTTAAAAAACTTATATAAAAACAACAATTTGTTTTAGAAGACTATCTCAAAATTCTTTATATTCCTAATTTGGTAAAATTAAATCTTAAAAGATTCCTGTTTTAAAAAATAACCCAATAGAAAATAAACTTTTGAGACAGTCTTTTTTATTTTATTTTAATTCACTTTTTAATTTTTTATCTCTTAACCAGTATTTAATACGTTTAACTAAATAAAACATTACGGGCACCATTACTAATGTTAAGACAGTTGCATAAGTCAAACCAAAAATAATAGTCCAAGCAAGAGGTCCCCAGAAAATTACATTATCCCCTCCCATATACAAGTGCGGATTGAGATCTGTAATTAATCCAAAGAAATCAAAATTTAATCCAATTGCTAATGGTATCAATCCTAATACAGCGGTTAATGCGGTTAACAATACAGGACGTAAACGAGATTTTCCTGACTCTATAATAACCTCTTTTATTTGTTCTAATGTCAAATCATCATGAGTTTCTAATCCGTTATCTTCTACTTTTTTATCCATTAGTAATACAAAAAAGTCCATTAATACAATACCATTTTTCACAACAATACCTGCTAACGAAATAATCCCCATCATGGTCATAAGCACAACAAAATCCATTCGAGCAATTACATAACCATAAAAAACACCACTAAAACTTAATAAGACAGTAAACATAATTACTAAAGTTTTAGAAATAGAATTAAATTGTAAAACAATAATAGTTGTAATACCTGCTAAAGCTAAGAATAGGGCAAAGAACAAAAAGTTTTGATTTTTACCTTGTTCTTCCTGTACTCCAGAAAAACCATAAGTTATATCACTTGGAAGTTTATAGTTCTTTAACTCATTTGCTATTACTTTTGTAATTTCATTTCCGTTATACCCTGTTAGAATATTAGAGTAAACAGTCATAATACGTCTATAATTTTTTCTTTTAATTTGATTATATGTCTTTGTTTTTTCAACATTTGATACAGCAGCAATAGGAACTTGCATAATCTGCCCTGTATTAGGATTTCTATAAGTTAAAGGTTGGTTAAATAATGTGCTCTCATTTTTACGTTGTTCATCTTGTAAGCGCATTACTATATTATATTTATCATCTCCTTCTTTGTATGTTGAAATTTCTTGACCGTATACAGCACGACGAAGAGTAAAACCAGTCATACCTGTAGAAGCTCCTAAACTTCCAGCATTCACTCTATCAATTTTAACAGATAACTCTGGACTTTCTTTGTTTATATCTACTTTTAGTTTTTCAACTCCAGGTATATTTTTTGTGTTTAAAAAGGCAATCATTTTATCTGCTTCTTTTAACATCAAATCATAATCAGTACCTGTTAATTCTATACTAATAGGATAACCAGCAGGTGGTCCTGCTGCATCTTTTTCAACTGTTACTGAAGCTCCTGGAATTGTTCTGATTTTTAATCTAATTTCTTCCATTACATCAGAAGTATTAACCCCTCTTCTAAATTTAAACTCAGAAAAATTAATTGTTACTTTTCCTTTATGTGGTGTTTCTGACTGTACTCCAAGATCTATTTGAGGGTTAGTAGCTCCTACCCCAACTTGTGCAATAACTGAATTAGCAAGGTAATTTTCTTTGGTATCTGAGTCTACATACTTATCTAAAACAGATAAAATTTGTTTTTCAACATAATCTGTAGCTCTATTAGTCTTATCAATAGAGGTCCCTTGTGGGTATTCAATATATGCTATTACCTGATTAGGAGTGTTATTAGGGAAGAAAAGTACTTTTCTTGGAAAAACACCTACTAATATAAAAGAGAAAAATAACATCATCACAATTATTCCAAATGCTTTCCATGCTCTTTTTCCTGTTAAAATGTTTGCCAACATTTCTTTGTATCTTTCTTCCATTCGAGGAAAGAAACTATGTTGAAAATCCTGAGTCCATTGAAATAGTTTTTTATAATATAACCACATTAATGCAATTGCAATTAATGAAATATGTCCTATTGCCTTTGCTATTTTTACATCAAAAGAATATCCTATGGCTATAAAAACAACACCCAGAATTAAAAATATTTTCGTATTATTCTTAAGTGATTTAAAAGATATATTTCTGTCTACAATATCCATAGAACCTCCTGTCATAGCAGCATTAGTAACCATAGCTACAAATAATGAAGCTCCTAATGTTACAGACAGGGTTAATGGAAAATACATCATAAATTTTCCCATAGTACCAGGCCATAATGCAAAAGGTAAAAAGGCCATAAGGGTAGTTGCAGTTGAAGAAATTACGGGCCAAGCAATTTCTCCAATACCTATTTTAGAAGCTTGAACTCGAGGCATTCCTTTTTGCATATTTGCAAAGACATTATCGACCACAACTATACCATCATCAACTAACATACCTAAGCCCATTACAAGACCAAATAATACCATCGTATTCATAGTAACTCCTACTCCTTGAAGAATTGTAAAAGCTATAAATATTGATAAAGGAATAGCTGCTCCAACAAACAATGAATTACGTAATCCCATTGTAAACATTAAAACAACCATAACTAATATTATTCCAAAAATAATATGGTTTGAAAGCTCTTCTACTTTATGTTCTACTTTAGAAGATTGGTCATTTGTTAAACTAATTTCTAAATCTTTAGGTAAAACGGTTTCTTTTGCTTTATTAATAACTTCTTTTACTTTTTCTATAGCTGAAATCATATTTTGCCCAGAACGTTTTTTTACGTTAAGCATTACAACTTCTTCTCTTTTTTCTCTTGCAAAAGTGGTTTTTTCTTTTTCTTTAAAAGTAATAGTTGCAATATCTTTTAAATAAACAGCTCCTCCAAAGGTTTTTACAATAATGTTTTCTAATTCTACAGGATTGGTTATTTCTCCTGTTATTCTAATATTGTTACGAATTCCTTGGGAAACCAAATTTCCTCCTGAAAGAGACATATTTTCATACCTAACAGCGTTTGCTATATCATCAAAGCTAACTTGAGCGGCATTCATTTTATAGACATCTATTGCAATCTCAACTTCTTTAGTATCAACACCTAATATATCTACTTTTTTTATTTCTGGAATCCTTTTAATTTCTTCTTCGAGATATTTTCCATATTTTTTTAATTGTTGAGTTGTATAATTCCCTCTCAAATTAATATTTAAAATAGGTATTTCTTCTGAAATATTTAAGCTAAATACACTGGGTTCTACTTTACCTCCGTTATCTAATACAGGCCAGTTTACGTTCGCTTTAGAAACATCTACTTTATCTTTAATCAAGGCTTTACCCTGATCAGTAGTAATATTATCATCAAATTCAACTACAATCATACCATAATCTTGATATGAATCAGATGTGACTTTATTGACACCACTAATATTTTTTATTTCATCCTCTAAGGGTTTTATTACCAGTTTTTCAACGTCTTTCGCTGAATTTCCAGGAAATACAGAAGATATATAAATTTTATTTTCTATAACCTCTGGAAAATCTTCACGAGGCATAGTTATATAGGCATATATACCTGTAATTACAACTATTAAGGTAAATATATAGACGGTCACTCTGTTATCGACTGCCCAACTAGATATACTAAATTCTTTTTGATTATGTGACATATTGGTCCCCCTAACCCCAAAAGGGGAATTCCTATTAGGGGTCAATAGGAAATTAGTTAATATTAAATTTTGTTATAACTCATTCTAAAAATTAAAAGGTTAATTTCATCCCTTCTGAAATCATACTTGCTCCTTCTGAAACTACTACATCATTTTGATTTAAACCAGAAAGAATCTCTGTATAATTATTAGCTGTTTGTCCTATTTTAACTACCACTTTTTCAGCTATTTTATCTCCTTTTTGACCAGTAACAACTTTATAAACATAGTTATTACCTTTTCCATCTTTCTGAATTATATTTGTTGGAATAGCTATTACAGATGGATTTGAATAATCCATAATTTTTAATTTAGCTACTTGATTAGGTCTTAATAATTCATCTGGATTAGGAACATCTATTTTAACTGTAAAGCTTCTGTTAGCAGGGTTTATTGTTTTTGCTACTTGACGTACTTTCCCTATGCTATTTTTGTTTATCGATGCTATATTTACAACTACAGATGTTCCTCTTTTTACTCTTGGCAAATACATTTCTGGCACTTCTGTTCTAACGTACATTTGACTTAAATTTACAATACGCATTAAACCTTGCTGACTAGCTGATACTACTTGTCCTCTCTCTACAAATACTTCATCTATTACACCACTAAATGGAGCGCGGATAATTGTTTTTGCAATTTGTGCTTTTATTTGATTAATAGACTTTGACAAACTTATCATTTGGGTTTGTGCTTGTAAGTATTGTATTTCAGAGCCAATTTTTTGATCCCATAAACGTTTTTGACGTTCATAAGTAGTTTTAGCTAATTCATATTGTGTTTGAATACTTGCTAATTGTTGACTCATCCCTGCATCATCTATTCTACCTAAAATTTGCCCTTTACCAACTGATTGACCTGCTTTTATATTTAAATTAACAAGAGTACCAGGCATTTCGGGTTGAATTAACACATTTTGTTGCGTATCTACATTTCCTTGAATTTCAACATAGTGATTAAAAACAGTATCCTTTACACTAATGGTCTGCACTAATGCTTCGTCTACTTTCTTTTCTAAAGTTGCTAAAACTTCATCTAATTTTGCTAAATCAGCCTGAAGACTGGCTCTTTTATTTTTTATTTCTACTAAATTTTTGCTTTCTATTAAGGAATCAATAGTCGCTGATTTCTCTTTACTCCCACAAGAAACAAGAAGTAATGTATTGATGGTTAGTATAAATATTTTTTTCATTTGTGATTGTATATAATTTTAGTTCTTTAATAATATTTTTTCTAAAGCAGCTCTTTTAGTGATAACATCTACCATAGATTGTAAATAAGCTTGTTGTGAACCATATAACTGACGCTGTGCTTCTGTAAATTCAAAACTAGTAGATAAACCTTCTTTAAATTTAACACTTTGCTTATTTTCAATTCTTTCTGATAAACGCAAGGTATTTTTTGCATTACCATATTGTGCTACACTATATTCAAAATCACTCTTTGCTTTTTGATATTGAAGTTTTAATTTTTGCTCGGTTTCAGCTAATTTAGTCT
Coding sequences:
- a CDS encoding efflux RND transporter permease subunit produces the protein MSHNQKEFSISSWAVDNRVTVYIFTLIVVITGIYAYITMPREDFPEVIENKIYISSVFPGNSAKDVEKLVIKPLEDEIKNISGVNKVTSDSYQDYGMIVVEFDDNITTDQGKALIKDKVDVSKANVNWPVLDNGGKVEPSVFSLNISEEIPILNINLRGNYTTQQLKKYGKYLEEEIKRIPEIKKVDILGVDTKEVEIAIDVYKMNAAQVSFDDIANAVRYENMSLSGGNLVSQGIRNNIRITGEITNPVELENIIVKTFGGAVYLKDIATITFKEKEKTTFAREKREEVVMLNVKKRSGQNMISAIEKVKEVINKAKETVLPKDLEISLTNDQSSKVEHKVEELSNHIIFGIILVMVVLMFTMGLRNSLFVGAAIPLSIFIAFTILQGVGVTMNTMVLFGLVMGLGMLVDDGIVVVDNVFANMQKGMPRVQASKIGIGEIAWPVISSTATTLMAFLPFALWPGTMGKFMMYFPLTLSVTLGASLFVAMVTNAAMTGGSMDIVDRNISFKSLKNNTKIFLILGVVFIAIGYSFDVKIAKAIGHISLIAIALMWLYYKKLFQWTQDFQHSFFPRMEERYKEMLANILTGKRAWKAFGIIVMMLFFSFILVGVFPRKVLFFPNNTPNQVIAYIEYPQGTSIDKTNRATDYVEKQILSVLDKYVDSDTKENYLANSVIAQVGVGATNPQIDLGVQSETPHKGKVTINFSEFKFRRGVNTSDVMEEIRLKIRTIPGASVTVEKDAAGPPAGYPISIELTGTDYDLMLKEADKMIAFLNTKNIPGVEKLKVDINKESPELSVKIDRVNAGSLGASTGMTGFTLRRAVYGQEISTYKEGDDKYNIVMRLQDEQRKNESTLFNQPLTYRNPNTGQIMQVPIAAVSNVEKTKTYNQIKRKNYRRIMTVYSNILTGYNGNEITKVIANELKNYKLPSDITYGFSGVQEEQGKNQNFLFFALFLALAGITTIIVLQFNSISKTLVIMFTVLLSFSGVFYGYVIARMDFVVLMTMMGIISLAGIVVKNGIVLMDFFVLLMDKKVEDNGLETHDDLTLEQIKEVIIESGKSRLRPVLLTALTAVLGLIPLAIGLNFDFFGLITDLNPHLYMGGDNVIFWGPLAWTIIFGLTYATVLTLVMVPVMFYLVKRIKYWLRDKKLKSELK
- a CDS encoding toxin-antitoxin system YwqK family antitoxin; the protein is MAGELLQGEYKKFYHSNQLAEQGTFKKGLRVGTWKTWYENGKLATVSKWSKGLKRGKSIYYNTEGNVIEIGTFKKM
- a CDS encoding efflux RND transporter periplasmic adaptor subunit produces the protein MKKIFILTINTLLLVSCGSKEKSATIDSLIESKNLVEIKNKRASLQADLAKLDEVLATLEKKVDEALVQTISVKDTVFNHYVEIQGNVDTQQNVLIQPEMPGTLVNLNIKAGQSVGKGQILGRIDDAGMSQQLASIQTQYELAKTTYERQKRLWDQKIGSEIQYLQAQTQMISLSKSINQIKAQIAKTIIRAPFSGVIDEVFVERGQVVSASQQGLMRIVNLSQMYVRTEVPEMYLPRVKRGTSVVVNIASINKNSIGKVRQVAKTINPANRSFTVKIDVPNPDELLRPNQVAKLKIMDYSNPSVIAIPTNIIQKDGKGNNYVYKVVTGQKGDKIAEKVVVKIGQTANNYTEILSGLNQNDVVVSEGASMISEGMKLTF
- a CDS encoding type II secretion system F family protein, producing the protein MLSNQSTNQLEKELIKSIKNKVSEGKSIYESMKEANQFSTYEFYSVQIGEETKKLEDVLVELQKYFNRKIQMKRQIISVLTYPIIVLIVTFLVLYFMLNKVVPMFSSVFRQFGNELPKSTQLIISLSHNSEKFFTGFILLLVFSTILHYSLKNNNNYKATTANIIIKTPYFGNLIQKIYLSRFCQAMSLLITSKTTLLNSLSLTQKMVDYYPIASAIDSIKNDITKGASLSESLRKHHIFENKLVSMIEVSEQVNQLDSMFEKLTEQYNEEINHQTKMIGVILEPLLIIIIGIVVGVIMISMYAPMFDLSKIIKN